The Paenibacillus uliginis N3/975 genome has a window encoding:
- a CDS encoding DeoR/GlpR family DNA-binding transcription regulator, whose translation MLVAERYEKIVQLVNERGSIRVTELSQLCGVTEETIRRDLDRLEDSGRLRRSHGGAVSVKDQPIPWRSQPEIPFTEREIMHAEEKQRIAEEAVKLIEPNQRILLDASSTAWYMARLIPDFPLTVLTNSIKAAAELGGKEKIEVISTGGIMAHRSLSFVGPLAERSLESYHVDKAFLSFKGVHLERGLSESNELQARIKHKMIGMADQVILLADASKFGIQAFTQVADLQRVDTIITDRRLPAHDASPFTDLGIHIISV comes from the coding sequence ATGTTGGTTGCAGAACGTTATGAGAAGATTGTACAGTTGGTCAATGAAAGAGGAAGTATCCGGGTTACCGAGCTGAGTCAGCTTTGCGGGGTAACGGAGGAAACCATCCGCCGAGATTTGGACCGGTTAGAAGATTCGGGACGTCTTCGCCGTTCCCATGGTGGCGCGGTTAGTGTTAAAGATCAACCCATTCCTTGGCGTTCTCAACCCGAAATCCCTTTTACAGAACGTGAAATTATGCATGCCGAGGAGAAGCAACGAATCGCAGAGGAAGCGGTAAAGCTCATCGAGCCGAATCAGCGGATCTTGTTGGATGCAAGCTCCACAGCATGGTATATGGCGAGGCTTATTCCCGATTTTCCACTAACGGTACTGACCAATTCGATCAAGGCAGCGGCTGAGCTAGGCGGAAAAGAGAAGATTGAAGTCATCTCTACCGGTGGAATCATGGCTCATCGCTCCTTATCTTTTGTAGGCCCGTTAGCTGAGCGCTCTTTGGAATCCTATCACGTGGATAAAGCTTTTCTTTCCTTTAAGGGAGTTCATTTGGAGAGAGGACTAAGCGAATCCAATGAGCTTCAGGCTAGAATTAAACATAAAATGATTGGAATGGCAGATCAGGTGATCCTGCTAGCGGATGCAAGCAAATTCGGTATTCAGGCGTTTACACAGGTCGCAGACTTGCAGCGCGTTGATACGATTATTACTGACAGACGTCTGCCTGCACATGATGCATCGCCTTTTACGGACCTCGGAATCCATATCATTTCAGTGTAA
- a CDS encoding (Fe-S)-binding protein has protein sequence MKISLFVTCLSDALFPRVSEAMVRLLARYGVKLEFPDVQTCCGQPAYNSGYWDEARTSAKTILDAFEDSDFVVSPSGSCTYMVHHYPNLFKSDPVYLKKAEDLQKKTYEFSQFLVKVLGVTDIGATFPGKVTYHPSCHGSRLLGVKDEPMELLKQVKGLEFVPLPFAEDCCGFGGTFAVKMADISGAMVTEKVDHVIETEASVLVGLDMACLMNIAGNLRYRGEKVKVMHLAELLHEGVKGA, from the coding sequence ATGAAAATATCCTTATTTGTAACATGCTTAAGCGATGCATTATTCCCACGGGTATCCGAAGCGATGGTCCGGCTGCTTGCCCGTTACGGCGTCAAACTGGAGTTTCCTGATGTACAGACGTGCTGCGGGCAACCTGCCTACAACAGTGGCTATTGGGATGAAGCCCGGACAAGCGCGAAGACCATTCTGGATGCCTTTGAAGACAGCGACTTTGTCGTTTCACCTTCGGGCTCCTGTACTTATATGGTTCATCATTATCCGAACTTGTTTAAAAGTGACCCAGTTTATTTGAAAAAGGCTGAAGATTTACAAAAGAAAACGTATGAATTCTCGCAGTTTCTCGTCAAAGTACTCGGCGTAACAGACATTGGCGCTACTTTCCCGGGCAAGGTGACATATCATCCATCCTGTCACGGCAGCCGGCTACTTGGTGTAAAGGACGAACCGATGGAACTTTTGAAGCAGGTGAAGGGTCTGGAGTTCGTACCGCTGCCATTTGCTGAGGACTGCTGTGGCTTCGGTGGAACGTTCGCAGTCAAAATGGCGGACATTTCAGGAGCCATGGTTACCGAGAAAGTGGATCATGTTATTGAGACCGAGGCATCGGTACTTGTGGGTCTTGATATGGCCTGTTTAATGAATATAGCCGGGAACCTCCGTTACCGAGGGGAGAAGGTCAAAGTAATGCATTTAGCTGAGCTTCTACATGAAGGGGTGAAGGGGGCATGA